Within the Camelus dromedarius isolate mCamDro1 chromosome 9, mCamDro1.pat, whole genome shotgun sequence genome, the region GGACAGCATTGAGCAGGGGGCtcaagggaagaggagagaggttAGCAGGTGTGCATGGACGGCAGAAGTTTGAGAGGAGCAGGGGAAGAGTCCAGCTGACTGCAGAGGAAGCAAGAAGAGGGCAGATGGTGAAGGAGTTGCAGGGCCTCTGGATCAGTTGGAGCGGATGGTTTTCTCTATCCAGGTGGTGTATTTGCAGATCTGAGTGTAGACAGCTGGATGCTGAGCAGAGCCGCAGGGGTAAATGCCCCATGAAAGGATGCCCTGAAGTGTCCCATCACAGACCAGTGGGCCACCCGAGTcactctgggggtgggaggaaggagagagcaaATAAATACACCAGTGGAAGGGCTGCCACTTGGGGGCCTGGGGTAGTGATGGGGAAGAGACGGGATGGGCAGGGTTGGAGCTAGGTTGGGATAAAGATGAGGttagggtggggttgggggtgggatggggtggggatggggttggACTTGGGGTTTGGGGTGTTGGATAAGAGATGAGACTGGAGATGCCATGGAGCTGGGATTATAGTTCATGGTAGGTGTGGGATGGAGATGGATCCAGAGACAGGGAGGGGGTAGGGGTTTAGGAATGGCTTGAGGATGGGAATGTGGCTGAAGGTGGAAGGGGGTTAAGACTGGGGACGAGCTTGGAGGTGGACTTGAGGACAGGGTTGGGCATGAGAAGGTGGACCCAAACAAGTAGAGATGGACAAGAGGTTGGAGTTGGGGTAATAAAGAGGTAGTTTTGGACATGGGGATGAAATTGGGCTGGAGGTTGGCTCTGGGGTTGGGGAATGTCTGTTTTCCCATAACCTCCCTATCCTTGCTCCCAAGAGTCAGAGACCCTCCCTGGCCAGTCCCTACCTGGCAGGGATCCTGGCCCCGGTCCAGTCCTGCACATATCATGTTGCTGGTGACCACGCCAGGATAGAAGACCTCACACTCTTTAGGGCTCAGGAGAGTGACCCTGGAGCAAGTCAGGCCCCTGTTGTACTTCACTGGTGGGAGAAAACATCAGGTAATACTGGGGCCCAGCCCCCAAACCTCGAGGACCCAGAAGTCCAGATAACCCAGATTGTTCCCATCCCAGGCCCCAgactcccagcctctcctccctcaggCCCAGGAGACCCAGCATCCAGTCCTCCTTCCGGGAGATACAGGCCTCAGAACCCCCAGTTCTTGCCTCTTCGGGAGGTGGTGGTGCCCCAGCCAGCGACCTGGCACTGGTCTCCGGGCTGGGCACAGCTGTAGGGCAGGCGTAGGGTCTGGATTCGAGGCCCCAGCACCGCGGGCTTGGCCAGCTTCAGCATCATGAGGTCGTGTTCATCTGTTCGCCTTGGCAGGATAGGGCCCGAGCCCTGGTGGTACTTGGGGTGGATAACAGAATGAGAGGTCCGGCGGAGCTGCTCGCCCTGGAGAAGCAGCAGGTGGTCATCTCCTACTCGAGCCCATagaggcctggggagggaagagccAGATGGATGCAAAGCCTTCACTGGGACTGGAGCTGCTCCCTGAGTCTCTGGGATGGTGAGTATGGGCAGTGGGGTGGGCACAGACACTTGGATCCTAGCAGTGGAGGGTGCTGGGGGCCGGGAGAgtctgggtctgagggaggatgAGCTGCGGGTCTAGATTCTTGAAAgtgatggaggaggggctggagaccctgactcctgggtctgagggaggattGGGTAGAAGAGAAGGGAGCTGGAGATCCAATTCAGGGGGACATAGGGAGGAGTGATCAGGTGTTTGGGTCCCTAAATTCTGCAGGAATTGAAGGCAGAGGGTCTACCTGGGTAAACCtacccttttcttcctctctcagtGGGGAACTCAAGAGATGAACAATTCCCTTTAGTTCTAAAGTCCTAACCACATGAGACCCTGATTTCTGTCTGCTGCATACAACTATCTACATCTAAGTGGAACCCTAGGAGAATCGGCTGGACAGTGGCTCTGGATGGGCCCAGAAACGCTGAGAAAGGCCACACTGCCCCCTCGTGGCCACAGCACAATCCCACTTCTCCTACATGAAGCCCTCCAGGACTGACCCCACTTCGAGCTGGCAGTGCCATACAGGCAAATGCCCcagcccttcctgccccctccctggagcctgcctccacagcccctccctaGCGTTCCCGAGGAGATCTCCCTACTTTTTGTTCCCGCAGTGCGCGGCCGTGAGCACCCAACTCTTATCCACCAGGACGCCCGCGCAGTGGAACGAGAGGCCATTGAAGAGGGACACCTGCCAGGGCTGCGAGCCGTGAGCGCACGGGGAGCCGGAGGCCACAGGGTCCGAGCCCGTGTCGTTTCTGGGGAGCAGCAGAGCCTCCGCGGCTGGAGAAAGAAAGGGGTTGGAGATGTGAGCAGGCAGGGCAGCAGGGCAAGCGCTGACTGCGTTTGGGGTCTGAGTTGGGCCATGGGACGAGGACTGGGGGAGCACAAGCAGAACCCCGGGATGTGTGTGGAAATTGGGGGTCCTGAAGGAAGTGAATAGAAGTGGGAGGAGAAAAGCGATGTGAAAGGGGAAGGAGGCGGGGTTGGAGCGGAGTGGAGTAATGGGACCCGGCAGGCTGGGCCAGGAGGGGCAAGGATAGAACACAGAGCTCGAAGAGATCGGGTACACAAAGAGGCGGGGCAGCAAGGGGCGTGGCGTAAAAGGGGCGGGGACAGAACGCTGCGCGGAGCCGGTGAAAGTAGGGGCGGGAATAACGCCACCCGCTGCAAGAGGGGGCGAGGGCAAAAACCAGAAGGCAAGGCTTGGGGTAAACTAGGGCGGAGTAAGAAAGGGCAGGGAAAGGACGAGGCGAGGAGAAAGGGGAGTTCGGTTCTTGGAGGAATAAAGGGGGCGGAACCCACAGGGCGGAGCTAGAAGAGGGGCGGGTCTGACTTGAGGCCGGGCCTCTCCGGATCTGTGGGTGTGTCCTGGGGTCCGAAAGGGAGGGGCGTgcgctggtgggggggggggtaagagCACACTCCCCCATCACCCTGGGTCCCCGGCACCTCCCGCCGAGCCCTGTCCCCCGCCTCACCCGAGAACTGTGCCATCAGTAGCGGCAGCAGCAGCTTCGCCAGGGCCCGAGCGCCAGGGGCGGTGGAGAGGTGGATGTGCGGGGATCTCATGGCCAGGACctaggctggggtggggtggggtggggtggggtggtgtggGCAGAGGGCGGCTCAGAACATTTGCCCATTCAGAGTCCCCCACCCTGCCGCGCCCGTCCTCCCATCCTGGGCCACCGCAGCCCGCGGGGACCCGTTTAACCTGCGGCCGACAAACGCAGGGGTGGGCGGATGGGCGATTTGGGCCTGAACAGCAGTAATGGGCGCAGTTACCCTAGTGATGCCCCTCTGgcatcctcctcccctctctacGCCCGAGGGGATCGCTCTCCGGGCCGGGGCTGTCCCTGCTGCCAGCCTCTCAGGGCTTGAGGTTTCGCCATCCTTcatagctggggtgggggttcaAGACCCGGAGGCGCTTCTcgtagataagaaaactgaggctcaaacaAGTCTCCTGCCCGCGACCCGAGGGTCCTCACATATGCTCTCGCGATTCGCCCAACCCAAGGTGAGATGCATCCCGCTCACCTGGAGTCGtggaggggaagaagggaggagaccCAGAAGTGCCTCTGCCCTGCCTTGTGGGCCGCCGAAGTTCTCTGCCAGGAGACCCCTGGCCAGGCCTTCCCTTTTAATCCCAACGAGCCCGGAaacttccccaccctcccctccagggattcaccccctccctttccctctccctaatTATGCAGTGGGTGAGGCTGGCATCCAACCTGGGCCCCAGATTCCTGCTCTGGGAGGGGCCCAGGAATACAGGTTTCTCTCAGTGTCTGAAATACCCTTCTAGGAGTTGGATTTCATAGGGATTCCCCAGGTCCCCTGTTTCAAGAAGTCTTCCTAGATGAGGAGAGAGGGTGCCACAAACCCCAGGGACTCTGGGTAGTGCTGGAGATAGGTGAAGGTAATTGAGAAGgggggagaaacagagaaatgcaTACCTAGAGTGATGCAGTGAGAAAAGCCAGAGTGCTGAGGCAGAGCTAAGACAGATTGAAGGAAAGAGTAGGAGCAAGAGACAGACATAcacaaacaaggaaaagaaaacacagagcgGAAGGAGGCAGATGCAGCCCCCGAGGGATGCTCAGTGCTTGAGCCCACACCCACAGCCAGAGCAGTGTCCATGTGTGTCCCAGGGACCAGCCAATGTGTGTTGGAGGAGGTTCTGCATCATGGCGGTGTGTGGTCACTTCATACCCTCCCTGCCATCTGCATGTTTCCAGGTGACACACAGGCCTGTGAATCACTGAAGGCCAAAAGCCACAAGAGGCATCAACATCATTTCTACCAACTTCCTCATTTCTGGTGAAGAATGGGAGACTCAGACAGGGCAGTGACTCACAGTTGGTCACACAGCAGGTGCACCTAACAACCAGGAGGCCCCAGTTCCAGCTTTGGACTCTTACCTCTCATGACAGCTACCTCTGCTGAAAGGGGAGCAGGACATAAGGAAAGATCCTGCGAGAAGTGAGTTAACTCCAGAGGTGGTCCAGCTCAGCACCATCCAATCGAACTTTCTGCCACGATGGAAGCGTTTGACGTGTGCAAGCCAACATGGCAGCCACCAGGCACACATGGATATAGAGCTTTTGATATGTGGCAAATGCAACTGAAGAATTACATTTCCAATTTtagataattttcatttaaatagacATACGTGGCTACTGTACTGACCTGCACACGTCTTGATGAACTACCTATCATAGAGGTTGGAAACAAAACACTAATAGCTCCCTTTTCTTAGGTCCTAACTATGGACAGGTCTATCGTACTGTTCGCGTGTTATCGTACTGCTGCATGCatgattttacagataaggaaactgagtcttgtTGAAGGCAGTGTTGCTTGGTAGTTAAGAAATCACCTTGCTTCAGATTCCTTTCTATtctacttactggctgtgtgaccatgAGCAGGTGACTTTGTTTCTCTGTGCCTGTtcccccatctgcaaaatgggtataataataataCCAACCACACAGggttttgtgaagattaagttAGTTGATAATTTAAAAGCCCTTGGACCAGaggctggcacatagtaagcatttgaaagattcatttattcagtaagtaaTTATTGAAACCTTGGTATATGCCAGGATCTGTGTTTGGGGCTGGAGACATGCCAGTGAACCAAATGGCTATTATCACTCTCAGAGTCACAAGTTAGTATGTggcaagatttgaacccaggtgtcCGACCTCCAGACCCCAAACTGAGGGTTATGCTACAGCATCTCTCAAAGTCAAGAAGCCCCCCAAACAGTACATAAAGGAGTCCTGGCTCGGGCTTTATTATTAACAGAATGAGCAGGAACCACAGCCCCAGGTACAGATTAAGGGTATTGGGCTGTGATGCGCTGGTCCTGGCTAATTATTCTCCATCGTCTTCTGGATCCAGTCCATGTATTTGCAGACCTTTGTGTAAACACCGGGCTTTCTGGTGACAGCACATGGATCCTGGCCCCAAGAGATGATGCCTTGAAGAGACCCGTTACAGACCAGAGGACCCCCAGAATCaccctggggatggggagagagagaaccagttagagaggaggggaggccaCGGAAGAGGGGAAAGTGTTGGGCATGGTGTtaggcaggaggtggggatggtGTTGGGAGGGGGTTGGAGATTGAAGATGGGGTTGGCCATGAGATTGGGGATGAGTTAGAGTTATGAGTGGGAACAAAGATGGGGTTAGGGTTGAAATGGATTTGGGGATGGTTGGGGTTGGAAATAGGGGTGGGAATGGGAATGGAATTGCGGATCATGTTTAGGTTAGAAATGCGAACTGGGGGTGGAGATGGATTTGGGGGTGCAGGTGAGATTGTTGATGTAGATGAAGGCACAATTGAGGTTGGGAGTGGAACCCATGCAGTTGgagacccaggccctgccctctgaCCTGGCAGGAGTCCTTGCCCTCTTGTTGGACACTGGCACAGACCATGGTATCTGTGATGTTGCCAGGGTAGGCGTTCTCACACTTCTTGTGATCAATGATGGTGATGTTAGCACATCGCAAGGTATGGGGCACGTGCACTGTGAAACGACATGAGAGGGTATGGACAGTGAGAACCCTCTGGTCCCCTTCCTTACACTCCAAGGCTTGCTCTGAACCCAGCACCTGGGTTTTCTGAACCCAGGGACCTTGCTCTGAATCCAGTTCCTGTCCTTCTTGCTTACAATCAACTCATCTCTCTGCTTGTAGCAACAGCAACAGTAATGCTATCAAGTAAAATTCTTTATGCCAGTTGCTTTATAAACCTTATCTCTAATCCAGCCCTAGTGGGTGGATgtgattattctcattttatagaggagaaaaccaaggttcagagaggcGAAGCCATTTGCCTGAGGACCTATAACTAGCAGGTTTTGGATCTGACATTGCACATCATGTCTGTCTGAATTCAAGACCCAAACTTTTATCTCCACCCTCCTCAGCCCTTACTTTTCCACACTTCCTTCCAACATATCCCACAATTGACACCCTTAGGTAGCCTCCTCTTGTATCACTATGAATCTCGTCTTTGAAGGTTCTTCTGGTTCCCCATGTCCTTCTACAATCATAaccaccctccccccatcacATTCCCCTCTGGAGTCCCTACACTGGGGGCTGGACGTGGTGCCCCAGCCGGAAATGAGGCAGTGGGTGCCAGCAGTGACACAGTGTGATGACAGGGTGAGGGGTCGCACGGCCCAGGTGATGAAGGCTGGTGCCGCCATCTTCACCAGCATGATGTCATTGCGGTGGTCTTTGTTAGGGAGACTGTTGTTGAAGCCTGGGTGGGGGAAGGACTCAGTAGCTGTCCGGGTTTGCTCATAGCCGTCCTGCTGCTGGAGGTTGTGTTCTCCCAGGTGAACTACGTATCGGCTGGGGTGGGAGAGACGGTGGTCAGAGATGGAAAGGGAAGGCGAgacaggagatggagagagacatgaggggaaggagagagatgagTGCACCTAAGAGAATGAAGAAACATAGCTCCTCTTCCAATCTCATCCCCACTGCCCACCAAAACCCTCTTCTAAACCATATCGCCAGCCCAGCATCTAACCCCATTCCCAACACCATCTTAGTTCCAACATCATTCATTCTCCCATCTTCAGTCCCAACCCAATCTGTATCATCAATGCTAAAGCCActtgtgcccatctctgacatcTGACACCAGTCTCCTCACCCCATCCTCATTCTGCCCAGCCCCAAGCCCCTCTGCAGccatctctccatctccagccccctcccagctCCGCCCCAGCCCCCGCACCCACGGCTTGCGGCAGTGGGCTGCTGTCAGGAGCCATTTGGGGGCGATGAGGGTCGCCCCACACAGCAGCCGTGTCTTCTGGAACAGAGCCACCTGCCAGGGCTGGGAATGAGGAGGACACTCGTAGCCCTTGATGATCCTGGTCTCTCCCCCTGTGTGCCCTAGAAAGGGTGGGGACGAAAGAGGGGTCTCAAGCATGAGAGGACTCCCAGAAATGGGGGAGGAGGACAGCGGGCGGGTGGGCTGGACCTTAACCTAATGTCCCGCTGGGATGCACTCTGTGGATGGACCAGGTGTGAAATGATTGAAATCCTTCCACAGTGGTTGGTCAGTAGACACTGTCCTGAGCCCTTTGAGTGTCTTCCACACCATCCCAGctgccctggcccctcctctGGGACCGTCTTTGACCTCTCCCCATTGTAGCTCTAAAAGGATTACACTTTGGTACAGCAAAGAGCACCCAGGACCTCATAATGGCTCCTAGATGCATTCACACGCGCTATGGGTtatgatatacatatattttttcattttatttttaagctttttggggggtgataattaggtttaattaattaattaattaattaattaattaatttaatggaggtactggggattgaactcaggaatTTGAGCATGCtatgcacacactctaccactgagctctaccctcccctccagtctatatttttaatatcaacCCCATCAGTGTCCAGATAGAGGGTTGGGGATCCTAGAGATTCCAGAGGGAGGCCCCTGcccatccccatcccccaccaTACCTGTCACCAGAGCGAGAATGATTAATTGCAGAATCATCATGACCTGGAGCAAAGGGGACGGCAGGCCCCAGGTACTTCTGGGAACAAGGAGGGACATGGGGCCAAGTCACTTTCCAGGGAGACGGAGGGCTGGCTCCTGCCCTCTCCATCTCCCTTGCCTCCTCCGGCTCCCCAAAGGAGAAGCAGCAGGGTTTGAGGAATCCCCTGGTTCTCACAGCACCCCAACCTCCacactttgaaaataaatctgGTACTGAGGGTGGCCTTGCAAGGGCTTAATCCCAGTTAGAAACTTCCCGGAGCCAAGTAGGCTGTGGAAGTTGCTGGGAGGGCTTTGCCCAGGGCAAATGATGAGCCTGCCCTGTTTAAGTCAACCACGGGACCTCAGAGGTGCATTTTGGAGAATGTTTTCCTTCTTGCTACCTGAGATGTGGCCAGGCCCAGCATCTTAGGGTGAGAAGATAAAGGGAACCAGGCTTTGTCAGTAACCGTTCCAGGGTGATATGGGCCATTTGAGGGTGGCCTGGAGTGTGGTAGGGGGCTCCACTCCAGACAGCATCCTGGCCCCCACTCTGCTGAACCCCTGCCCCTTCAAAGAACAGCCCAATAGAGCCAGGCGGGGCTGGTCACCGGAAAGGCTAATGTCCTGAAACGCCCtggccagcaggggtgggggtgaagggCTGGACTCAGTAACCGCAGCTGGTGTCAGAGGTCACTGAGGCGGGGGCAGCCTGCTGGAGACACAGATCAAGGCAGAGAGACCCagttcccacccccagccccaagcacagagcagaggaagaaatggaggccTGGCGCACTGGGTAGGCCAGTGCCCGAGGGAGAGgggccttcccttccctcccagactcatgggctctggggctggggctcgGGGGCCCAGCAGTGGGCAGTGGTGGCAGATGCGGCAGGCTGGGTCTCGGAGAGGAGTGGGAGGCACCAGAAAGGGGCGCAGGCAGGGGGTGGCCCCGGGCGGGCCCAGGATGACTgggcctcccagccctgccttatCGCCCTGGGGGCGGGGTGTTGGAGGCCCTCCCCAGGCCAGCCCTGGGTTCTGAGGTGCTGCCCACCTGCCGCTGTCATGACCACCCCCAGCCCCTTTTCTCCCAGCTTCTCTCAGTTTCTCCACACCTCTGTgtccacctgtctgtctgtctgcatcCTCGCCGGTCTCTGTATCTCTGTGGTTCCCTGCCTTTCTataatgctgtgtgtgtgtgtgtgtgtgtgtgtgatttttctttctgtttctacgtatctctgtgcctttctccctgtttttgttgaactctgtttttctctcccagGTTCTCTCTCAGTATCTCCTctagttttttatatttttctttgagtcTCCCTGTCTCGGTCTTCCTccactcctctttctctctctccctccacctctgtcTCTAAATCCTTCCCCATCCATCTCATCGCCcagtctctctgtgtctcctatccctgcccctccctccccacagccccagctCCGGTGGGCCCGTGGCCTCCTCTGGGCCCCCTCCCTTCTCCATTCTAAGGGGGCAGGGGACTGGGGCATCACACAGGTGGGGCTGCTGCCTGgcagaggggcaggcaggagggtgagggaggcaggTTGGGGCCTGTGAGAGTcagggcccaggggagggaaGTCTTCCCTCTGCAAGTGCCCCAACGCCCAGGGCTCCTCTGAGGCTTCACTTCTCTGCCCACGCCCACCTTTCTGTCCGaccccttctccccatctcctaGGCTGCCAGGAACCCCGGGATCCTCAGAATCCAGTCAAGACACTTACTCGCTGTGTGACCTAGGTCCGATGACTTCCCGAATCTGAGCCACCTCAAATTCCTTGTCTGCAAAACTCAAGTGCCGATCCCTGTTTCTCCCGGCTTGGTTGCTATCAGATCAGTCAGATCTCCCTCCGTCttgccctcctctcttccctaaCCAGGTGCGGAGCAAGACTACGGGGTAGATCTGGGTTCTGACAGCAGTCAGCCCTGGCCCCAAAGCCGGCACTGCCTCTTCCTACCACAGTGACGTGGGATTGGGACTCCACCCGGTGAggctcggtttcttcatctgtgagatgggggTGACAGCCCTGCCTCAGGGGGTTGGGATGAGGGCTCCAGGAGAGCCAAGTTCAGTAGGCACCCAGCAAATGCTCCCACAGCTGTCACGGTCACCCCgcaccctctcccacctccaatTCCCCTTCCATTCACCTGGGAGGGGAAATCCTCTTTCCACCTCCTGGAGAAGCTGTGAAGACAAAGTACCTAAGAGGTGGGCAGAACTATTCTAAGACCTAGGCTGGGTCCTCTTGCCTTCCGAGCCTGCACCCCACCCTCCATCACTGCAAACATATTAAAACAAACGTGTATCCCACATGAAATATATGTGTGTCCTCAATTACAGGCGAGTCAAGTTGCAACTGGCTAGTTGGAAGAATGTAAGGTTTTACAGACATTTAATCCAATGGTTGTGAATTttgattttgcagttttcagGGGGCATTTTGGAGCCAGTAattccctctccccaaccccctcccctcttcagGTCCTTCAGGGCCTTTAAAAAGCTTATAAGCTCTAGGCTGTGTTCCTGTTGTGCCTGATGGAGGAAAATGTCCCTTACTTTTACTGTTAACTTTCTCTACTCCATTCCTGTGTGGCCACTGCCGGGAAAACCCTCACCCTCTCTGATAATTATTTCTACACCAGTGAGTAGGGTGACTGACAAGCCCTCCCTCCAATCCCAACCAGCATGGGGATATCAAAGAGACACAGCCCCTcctccatttatatttatttcagatcGTCACacacttcctcctcccccaaccatGGATCTTAGAAGGGCCGGCTGGAGTTGGAGTTCCGGGAAGATCCCCAGTCTACGAAGAGTGGGAACTGGGGTTGATGATGGAAGAGGTGTTGGTGCTGACGGTCAGAGTGGCCCCAAGCAGAGGCATGaaggtggagggagcaggtcagTTGTTCCTCATGACCATCCGGATCCAGTCCACATATTTGCAAACTTTGGTGTAGACCCCTGGGATGCCTTCTTGCCCACAAGGCCCCACGGATCCCCAGGACACCAGACCCTGAAGGACTCCTCCGCATACCAGGGGGCCCCCAGAGTCACCCTGgaaggcagaaggagaaagaatattGCATGAATATGGGAGAAATACCGTTTCagttttcctctccctctgcacACCATCCTAGTCCTCCCAAACCATTCCTGAGCCTTGAGGACTGGGGCTCCAAGCCTCATCAccagaccaaaaacaaaaaacaaacaaacaaacaaacaaaaaacaaaaccaggttCCCAGAGGACAACAGAAATGACTGGCCAATAGAGAGGAACACACTGTTTCTAACAGCCAATCCCAGGGGAGGAGGGCGGGACTCCATGCATGGTAGAAGAGTCCCTCAAGGACAATGGCTGGAGCCCTGACCAATGAGGGAAGAGCGCAGAGGCACCAATGCCCAATCCCAGTGAAGGAGGGCGGAACTCCTTTAGAGTTCTTTCCAGGACAATGGCTGGGGCCGTGGCCAGTAGGGAGGGGCAATCGTCTCTTTCTGGAGGACGTGAGAGGAAAAGGTAGCCAAATTACAGGAAGTGAGAGTCCTCCAGACCCCTTTCCTATTCCATCGTGGAATCTCTCACCCTCACCCGGGCCAGCATCAACAGGAGGATGGTGTGGGGAAGAACTGGAGAGACAGCCCGTTACCTGCCTGAGCTCCAAATGCTGGCTAACTCTTTGCCCTCCTtcatcttctctgtctctttctccccctcttttTGTGCCCCACCCATTTTTCCTTCTCGGTTTCCGCCCTCCCTCTGACTTCCATTCCCTGGCTCTCCCTCCCACATTCTgtgcctctcttttctttctgacctcatctctttccccatcccctttccctgacGTGCCCTCCCTACCCCTCAATTCTCTCTCCCCTATTTCCTGTCCTGGGTGTTGCCTGCAGTCGCTTACCTGGCAGGCATCCTGCCCAGCGATGCCACCAGCACACACCATGTTGTCTGTGATTCTCCCCGGGAACACTGCCTGGCAGGTGGCATTGGAGACAATGGAGAGGTTGAGGCATTGGAGCCGGTCTGGGAATGGATCTGAGGATGGAAGATGGATACTGCTGGATCCCCCAAAGCTTCCCTCATCTCCCCCAAAGCTTTGGGGCCACATCCTTCTTCTCAAGAAGCCCAATCCAAGTCCATAATCCACCCCTTCCTATGGCCTCCTCTACAATCCTCAAACCTCTAAATTTCAGATTTATGACTTGATTGCATGGTGACTATTCACTCCAGTTCATTGACCCAGTCCCGCCTGACCTTTAACCTATGACTTTGGTACTATAACTCAAGATCCTCCTGGTCCTTCCAACCTCAGATATAATGAATCTAGACCTGACTTTCTCCTTCAATCCTAGCTACTGTGACCTTTCACCTTCAGTCTTATTACCTTTTGATCTCAACTTGGCCTCATGTCTTCTGTCTCTTGGCCCCATGTTCCTTGTCTTCACCTTAACCTCCAACCTCAGCTCTACATCTTCTAAACCACTGGTCCCTACTCCAAAGTGACCTCTGATCCTAGTTTATTTGACCCCAGACTCCATGACCTCTAACTGCTGGCTCCACACACCGAACCCT harbors:
- the KLK10 gene encoding kallikrein-10, whose amino-acid sequence is MRSPHIHLSTAPGARALAKLLLPLLMAQFSAAEALLLPRNDTGSDPVASGSPCAHGSQPWQVSLFNGLSFHCAGVLVDKSWVLTAAHCGNKKPLWARVGDDHLLLLQGEQLRRTSHSVIHPKYHQGSGPILPRRTDEHDLMMLKLAKPAVLGPRIQTLRLPYSCAQPGDQCQVAGWGTTTSRRVKYNRGLTCSRVTLLSPKECEVFYPGVVTSNMICAGLDRGQDPCQSDSGGPLVCDGTLQGILSWGIYPCGSAQHPAVYTQICKYTTWIEKTIRSN
- the LOC105100153 gene encoding kallikrein-11 isoform X2, producing the protein MMILQLIILALVTGHTGGETRIIKGYECPPHSQPWQVALFQKTRLLCGATLIAPKWLLTAAHCRKPRYVVHLGEHNLQQQDGYEQTRTATESFPHPGFNNSLPNKDHRNDIMLVKMAAPAFITWAVRPLTLSSHCVTAGTHCLISGWGTTSSPQLHVPHTLRCANITIIDHKKCENAYPGNITDTMVCASVQQEGKDSCQGDSGGPLVCNGSLQGIISWGQDPCAVTRKPGVYTKVCKYMDWIQKTMENN
- the LOC105100153 gene encoding kallikrein-11 isoform X1 gives rise to the protein MMILQLIILALVTGHTGGETRIIKGYECPPHSQPWQVALFQKTRLLCGATLIAPKWLLTAAHCRKPWVHSSLSFPSCLSPSPVSPSLSISDHRLSHPSRYVVHLGEHNLQQQDGYEQTRTATESFPHPGFNNSLPNKDHRNDIMLVKMAAPAFITWAVRPLTLSSHCVTAGTHCLISGWGTTSSPQLHVPHTLRCANITIIDHKKCENAYPGNITDTMVCASVQQEGKDSCQGDSGGPLVCNGSLQGIISWGQDPCAVTRKPGVYTKVCKYMDWIQKTMENN